A genomic segment from Marinobacter subterrani encodes:
- the def gene encoding peptide deformylase, giving the protein MILEILEYPDPRLRTIAKPVDEVTDADRKLIDDMFETMYDAPGIGLAATQVNVHKQIIVMDLSEDKSEPRVFINPQVEVLDGEREAMQEGCLSVPGFYEDVERIEHCKIRAVDRDGKPFELEARGLLAVCIQHEIDHLNGKLFVDYLSSLKRTRIRKKLEKLHKKSA; this is encoded by the coding sequence ATGATTCTAGAGATTCTCGAATACCCGGATCCGCGTCTGCGCACCATCGCCAAACCGGTGGACGAGGTCACAGACGCCGACCGCAAGCTGATCGACGACATGTTCGAGACCATGTACGATGCGCCCGGCATTGGCCTCGCGGCTACCCAGGTCAATGTTCACAAGCAGATCATCGTTATGGATCTGTCCGAGGACAAGAGCGAGCCGCGGGTGTTCATCAACCCGCAGGTGGAGGTGCTGGATGGTGAGAGGGAAGCCATGCAGGAAGGCTGCCTGTCGGTGCCCGGCTTCTACGAAGACGTTGAGCGGATCGAGCACTGCAAGATCCGGGCTGTGGACCGTGACGGGAAACCGTTCGAGCTGGAAGCCCGGGGCCTGCTGGCGGTTTGCATCCAGCACGAGATTGACCATCTCAACGGCAAGCTGTTCGTGGACTACCTCAGCTCCCTGAAGCGTACCCGCATTCGCAAGAAGCTGGAGAAACTCCACAAGAAAAGCGCCTGA
- a CDS encoding flagellar motor protein MotB — protein sequence MELVRKKNRKTLQTQTPAWLVTFADLATLLLTFFILLLSFSEMDVEKYRAMANSMSVALGSDKVIAQGVGGSPLTMIESDSVSLPAPTESQARVPEFIDERSDSDATTRVPGGVIDLASRMIRELESEVASEALSVNYDKHKVVIRFSEAATFRSGEAAIKAEMIPIIDRVVKVLSSCTGDVLVSGYTDDRPISSDRYRSNWDLSAARAVSVVHELVLNRKIPAERVVAAGRAETNPLVPNDSPENRALNRRVEIAIREPECSEDVSTGERPVEIRP from the coding sequence TTGGAGCTGGTCCGCAAGAAAAACAGGAAGACTCTGCAGACCCAGACACCGGCGTGGCTGGTCACCTTTGCCGATCTGGCGACCCTGTTGCTGACCTTTTTTATCCTGCTGCTGTCGTTTTCTGAAATGGATGTCGAGAAATACCGGGCCATGGCCAATTCCATGTCGGTGGCTCTGGGCTCGGATAAGGTCATTGCCCAGGGCGTGGGCGGCTCGCCGCTGACCATGATCGAATCGGACTCGGTGTCCTTGCCGGCGCCCACCGAGTCCCAGGCCCGGGTGCCGGAGTTCATTGACGAGCGCTCAGACAGTGACGCCACCACCAGGGTCCCCGGCGGGGTGATTGATCTGGCCAGCCGGATGATCCGGGAGCTGGAGTCGGAAGTGGCCTCCGAGGCCCTGAGTGTCAATTACGACAAGCACAAGGTGGTCATCCGGTTCTCGGAGGCGGCCACCTTCCGCTCCGGCGAGGCGGCCATCAAGGCGGAAATGATCCCGATCATTGATCGGGTGGTAAAGGTACTGTCGTCGTGTACCGGCGATGTCCTGGTGTCCGGTTACACCGATGACCGGCCCATTTCCAGTGACCGTTACCGCTCGAACTGGGATCTTTCCGCGGCGCGTGCGGTGTCGGTGGTGCATGAGCTGGTGTTGAACCGAAAGATTCCGGCCGAGCGGGTGGTGGCAGCCGGCCGCGCCGAGACCAATCCGCTGGTTCCCAATGACTCTCCGGAAAACCGGGCCCTGAACCGCCGGGTGGAAATCGCCATTCGTGAACCCGAATGCAGCGAGGACGTTTCCACGGGCGAACGGCCGGTCGAAATCCGGCCCTGA
- a CDS encoding MotA/TolQ/ExbB proton channel family protein, translating to MDILTLVGLVAGVLIVILAMLANASLLTFLNLPGLAIVLGGTFAVTLIKFRMASVMSAFRMAMSAAFTDRMARPAELIREVGTLAMVVRKEGTLGLENHQTDNEFLQKAINLCVDGHPPELVEEALAQETQQTAERYEVAERVFRGIGESAPALGMLGTLVGLVQMLNTLDDPGSIGPAMAVALLTTLYGAFIAQMIALPLADKLQLKAEDEARNQVLIITSIKNIMRGENPRVMTELLSSFVTPEQRTGLAPEREA from the coding sequence ATGGATATTCTTACCCTCGTAGGGCTTGTGGCCGGGGTCCTGATTGTCATTCTGGCCATGCTGGCCAACGCTTCCCTGCTGACATTCCTGAATCTTCCGGGCCTGGCGATCGTGCTCGGCGGCACCTTTGCCGTCACCCTGATCAAGTTCCGCATGGCGTCGGTGATGAGCGCTTTCCGGATGGCCATGTCGGCGGCATTCACCGATCGCATGGCCCGGCCGGCGGAGCTGATCCGGGAAGTGGGCACGCTGGCCATGGTGGTGCGCAAGGAAGGCACCCTGGGGCTGGAGAATCACCAGACCGACAACGAGTTTCTGCAAAAGGCCATCAATCTCTGTGTCGACGGCCATCCGCCGGAGCTGGTCGAGGAAGCCCTGGCCCAGGAAACCCAGCAGACGGCCGAACGCTACGAAGTGGCCGAGCGGGTCTTCCGGGGCATCGGCGAATCGGCGCCGGCCCTCGGCATGCTGGGTACCCTGGTGGGCCTGGTGCAGATGCTCAACACCCTGGACGATCCGGGCTCCATTGGCCCGGCCATGGCCGTTGCCCTGCTGACGACGCTGTACGGCGCCTTCATTGCCCAGATGATCGCCCTGCCCCTGGCCGACAAGCTCCAGTTGAAGGCGGAGGACGAGGCGCGCAACCAGGTGCTGATCATTACCTCGATCAAGAACATCATGCGCGGTGAAAATCCGCGGGTCATGACTGAATTGCTGTCCTCGTTTGTCACCCCGGAGCAACGCACTGGCCTGGCGCCGGAGCGGGAGGCCTGA
- a CDS encoding Hsp20/alpha crystallin family protein, with the protein MSNITRWNPVNEFEDLMNRYNRMFGLTRPGGEREGKDLFSRSDWAPAVDIKETPEAFTIEAELPGMSREDVKVTVHEGVLSIQGERKSEEDNGDKKHHRIERFYGSFLRRFTLPENVDENSVKASFKDGMLTLTLQKAEPKEPKAIEVDVQ; encoded by the coding sequence ATGAGTAACATAACCCGCTGGAATCCGGTCAATGAATTCGAAGACCTGATGAACCGCTATAACCGAATGTTTGGCCTGACCCGCCCGGGTGGCGAGCGCGAGGGCAAGGATCTGTTCAGCCGCAGCGACTGGGCCCCGGCCGTTGATATCAAGGAAACCCCGGAGGCCTTCACCATCGAGGCCGAGTTACCGGGCATGTCTCGGGAAGACGTGAAAGTCACCGTACACGAAGGTGTTCTGAGCATTCAGGGTGAGCGCAAGAGCGAGGAAGACAACGGGGACAAGAAGCATCATCGGATTGAGCGCTTCTATGGCAGTTTCCTGCGCCGGTTCACCCTGCCGGAAAACGTCGACGAAAACAGCGTGAAGGCCAGTTTCAAGGACGGCATGCTGACCCTCACCCTGCAGAAGGCCGAACCGAAAGAACCCAAGGCCATCGAAGTCGACGTGCAGTAA
- a CDS encoding L-threonylcarbamoyladenylate synthase, translating to MAASHPLSDWQLHCARRTVFHGGVIAYPTEAVWGLGCDPWDPQAVERILELKHRPVEKGVILVASSVDQIRFLLDPLPRSLQAEAERHWPGPVTCLLPDVEQQVPEWVRGQHHSIAVRVSDHPVVRALCETTGMPLVSTSCNPAGRQPARTIWQVRRYFGNQLDWIVPGSLGGNRKPSRIIDIVSGKQLR from the coding sequence ATGGCCGCTTCCCACCCTCTCTCTGACTGGCAATTGCATTGTGCCCGGCGCACCGTATTCCATGGCGGCGTGATCGCCTATCCGACCGAAGCGGTCTGGGGCCTGGGCTGTGACCCCTGGGACCCGCAGGCGGTCGAGCGCATCCTGGAACTGAAGCATCGCCCTGTGGAGAAGGGTGTGATCCTGGTGGCCTCCTCGGTGGACCAGATCCGTTTCCTGCTGGACCCCCTGCCGCGATCACTCCAGGCGGAGGCCGAACGGCACTGGCCCGGGCCGGTGACCTGCCTGTTGCCGGATGTCGAACAGCAGGTGCCGGAATGGGTGCGCGGGCAGCATCACTCCATCGCGGTTCGGGTCAGTGATCACCCGGTCGTACGGGCCCTGTGCGAAACCACTGGAATGCCGCTGGTGTCCACCTCGTGCAATCCGGCCGGCCGGCAGCCGGCCCGGACGATCTGGCAGGTCCGGCGCTATTTCGGTAACCAGCTCGACTGGATTGTCCCCGGCTCGCTCGGTGGCAATCGCAAACCCAGCCGGATTATTGATATTGTCAGCGGCAAGCAGCTTCGTTAG
- the fmt gene encoding methionyl-tRNA formyltransferase, with amino-acid sequence MRLVFAGTPDFAATALRALIAAKHTIVGVYSQPDRPAGRGRKLQPSPVKQVAIDHGIPVFQPETLKTPEARQQLADLRPDVMVVAAYGLILPKPVLEIPTHGCLNIHASLLPRWRGAAPIQRAIAAGDADTGITIMQMDEGLDTGAMLLKSLTAINPGDTGGSLHDRLAELGGQAIVKALELLEKGELSSEPQNDDLACYARKLSKDEGHIDWTTEVVAIERLIRAFNPWPGTYTDLGDQRIRIHEATALNDTGNKPAGTVLRRERDGIDIACGTGSLRITRLQLPGSRAQSVNDLINGGKALLMPGQELR; translated from the coding sequence GTGCGACTTGTCTTTGCCGGCACCCCGGATTTCGCGGCGACCGCTCTCAGGGCCCTGATTGCGGCCAAACACACTATCGTTGGTGTTTATTCCCAGCCGGACCGGCCCGCAGGCCGCGGCCGCAAGCTGCAGCCCAGCCCGGTCAAGCAGGTGGCTATTGACCATGGAATTCCGGTCTTCCAGCCCGAGACCCTGAAAACCCCGGAGGCCCGGCAGCAGCTGGCCGACCTGCGCCCGGACGTCATGGTGGTGGCCGCTTATGGCCTGATCCTGCCGAAGCCCGTGCTGGAAATCCCGACCCACGGCTGCCTCAACATCCACGCCTCCCTGTTGCCCCGCTGGCGTGGCGCGGCGCCCATCCAGCGAGCCATTGCCGCCGGCGACGCGGACACCGGCATCACCATCATGCAGATGGACGAAGGCCTGGATACCGGCGCCATGCTGCTGAAATCCCTGACTGCCATTAACCCGGGGGACACGGGCGGAAGCCTGCACGACCGTCTGGCAGAGCTGGGTGGCCAGGCGATCGTCAAGGCCCTCGAACTGCTGGAAAAAGGCGAGCTCAGCAGCGAGCCCCAGAACGACGATCTCGCCTGTTATGCCCGCAAACTGAGCAAGGACGAGGGGCACATCGACTGGACTACTGAGGTTGTGGCCATTGAGCGACTGATCCGTGCCTTCAACCCCTGGCCCGGCACCTACACCGACCTGGGCGACCAGCGCATCCGGATCCACGAAGCAACCGCCCTGAATGACACCGGCAACAAGCCGGCAGGCACGGTACTCCGGCGGGAGCGGGACGGTATCGACATTGCCTGCGGAACGGGGAGCCTGCGCATCACCCGGCTTCAACTGCCGGGCTCCCGGGCCCAGAGCGTGAACGACCTGATCAACGGCGGCAAGGCATTGCTCATGCCCGGCCAGGAGCTACGCTGA
- a CDS encoding PA4642 family protein produces MSGPDKPKVIGEEWSDERVRSFLDLQPWDASENADYHALLKAYQAMRAEDFERFIGFFVAAGRDLNATGGEGETILERISRHRRSVDYATILENAGAKKTAAAGN; encoded by the coding sequence ATGAGTGGACCAGACAAGCCCAAAGTCATTGGCGAAGAGTGGAGCGATGAGCGGGTCAGGAGTTTTCTGGACCTCCAGCCCTGGGATGCCTCGGAAAATGCTGACTACCACGCTTTGCTGAAGGCCTACCAGGCCATGCGGGCGGAGGATTTTGAGCGCTTTATCGGGTTTTTCGTGGCTGCGGGCCGGGACCTGAACGCCACCGGCGGGGAAGGTGAGACCATCCTCGAGCGGATCTCGCGGCATCGCCGGAGCGTGGATTACGCAACCATCCTGGAAAACGCCGGCGCGAAAAAAACAGCCGCAGCCGGGAACTGA
- a CDS encoding LysM peptidoglycan-binding domain-containing protein, with protein MRKLLYALAASTLLLTSWAHAAPELRTDHPERYTVVKGDTLWDISGRFLSNPWYWPEIWHVNPQVANPHLIYPGDELALVYIDGKPRITKVATGNNVVRLSPKVRSVPIETPIPAIPLDAIGSFLTDTRIVSPEDLNRAPYVLEGEDGRIITGAGDQVYARGEKPANKVGIFRRGQEFHDPKTGEFLGLEARSIGAGNVIAENRDVLTVNLTNTNQEVRIGDRLMTNVNRPLATSFVPSAPDQKIEGEMIAVEGGVSQIGQFDVVAINRGTREGIESGNVLAVLQSGNLVRDPMTGETIELPSERAGLLMVFQAYEKMSYGLVLEATQALEVGDKVTNP; from the coding sequence ATGAGGAAACTGCTGTACGCTCTGGCAGCATCTACGCTGCTTTTAACCTCCTGGGCCCATGCTGCACCGGAGCTGCGGACCGATCACCCCGAGCGTTACACCGTGGTGAAAGGTGACACCCTCTGGGACATTTCGGGCCGTTTTCTGAGTAACCCGTGGTACTGGCCGGAAATCTGGCATGTGAATCCGCAGGTTGCCAATCCTCACCTGATTTACCCCGGCGATGAGCTCGCCCTGGTTTACATTGATGGCAAGCCCCGCATTACCAAGGTGGCGACCGGCAATAACGTGGTCCGATTGTCTCCGAAGGTTCGTTCTGTGCCGATTGAAACACCGATTCCGGCCATTCCTCTGGATGCCATCGGCAGTTTCCTGACGGACACCCGCATCGTCAGCCCGGAAGACCTCAACCGTGCGCCTTACGTGCTGGAGGGTGAGGACGGCCGGATTATTACCGGCGCCGGTGATCAGGTCTACGCCCGTGGTGAAAAGCCGGCCAACAAGGTTGGCATTTTCCGGCGTGGCCAGGAATTCCACGATCCGAAAACCGGCGAGTTTCTTGGCCTGGAAGCGCGGAGTATTGGTGCGGGTAATGTGATTGCAGAAAATCGCGATGTGCTGACGGTCAATCTGACCAACACCAACCAGGAAGTGCGAATCGGTGATCGGTTGATGACGAACGTGAACCGTCCCCTTGCCACCAGCTTCGTGCCCAGCGCTCCGGACCAGAAGATAGAGGGCGAGATGATTGCGGTGGAAGGCGGTGTCAGCCAGATCGGCCAGTTTGATGTGGTTGCCATTAACCGGGGCACCCGTGAAGGCATTGAATCGGGCAACGTGCTGGCCGTGCTCCAGAGCGGCAATCTGGTTCGCGACCCGATGACCGGTGAAACCATCGAGCTGCCCTCCGAGCGAGCCGGCCTGTTGATGGTTTTCCAGGCCTACGAGAAAATGAGTTACGGCCTGGTTCTGGAAGCAACCCAGGCACTGGAAGTGGGTGACAAGGTAACCAACCCCTGA
- the aroE gene encoding shikimate dehydrogenase — MTNDLYAVVGNPISHSKSPRIHSLFASQTGETLEYTAIQAPLDDFPGTVRQFFERGGKGLNVTVPFKEQAWTLAQRRTDRAQKAGAANTLYLDADGGLVADNTDGCGIVRDLVSNHGVRLEGARILVLGAGGAVRGVLGPILAERPGLLTIANRTVARADALVALFAPVAGQTRLSACGFEQPGEPFDLIINGTSASLQGDLPPLSPGVIGARTVVYDMMYSLQTTTFNQWALEHGAQTVYDGLGMLVEQAAESFRIWRGVSPATGPVIEELRND; from the coding sequence ATGACTAATGATCTGTACGCCGTTGTTGGCAACCCCATCAGCCACAGCAAGTCACCGCGCATCCACAGCCTGTTTGCCAGCCAGACCGGCGAAACCCTGGAGTACACCGCCATCCAGGCGCCGCTGGACGATTTTCCGGGCACGGTGAGGCAATTCTTCGAGCGCGGCGGCAAGGGCCTGAATGTGACGGTGCCGTTCAAGGAGCAAGCGTGGACGCTGGCACAGCGCCGGACCGACCGGGCGCAAAAGGCCGGCGCGGCCAACACGCTCTACCTGGATGCCGACGGTGGGCTTGTCGCCGATAACACCGATGGTTGCGGTATTGTCCGGGATCTTGTCAGCAATCACGGTGTGCGCCTCGAAGGCGCCCGTATCCTGGTGCTGGGTGCCGGAGGCGCGGTGCGTGGGGTGCTCGGCCCGATTCTGGCAGAGCGGCCGGGCCTGCTGACCATCGCCAACCGGACCGTCGCCCGGGCGGACGCCCTGGTTGCGCTGTTCGCGCCGGTTGCCGGTCAAACCCGCCTGTCGGCCTGCGGTTTCGAGCAGCCCGGCGAGCCTTTTGATCTGATTATCAACGGCACCAGCGCCAGTCTGCAGGGCGATCTGCCGCCGCTGTCACCGGGGGTTATCGGTGCACGCACGGTGGTCTACGACATGATGTATTCTCTGCAGACCACCACCTTCAATCAGTGGGCACTCGAACATGGCGCACAAACCGTTTACGACGGTCTTGGTATGCTGGTGGAGCAGGCCGCGGAATCGTTCCGTATCTGGCGAGGCGTCAGCCCTGCCACAGGGCCTGTGATCGAGGAACTGCGTAACGACTGA
- the hemF gene encoding oxygen-dependent coproporphyrinogen oxidase: MPQQPDSQAVKHYLLGLQERICSRLEAVDGGAAFIQDAWDRPEGGGGVSRVITEGRVFEKGGVNFSHVMGDTMPASATAHRPHLAGAPWEAMGVSLVIHPNNPYVPTSHANVRFFIARPQNSEPVYWFGGGYDLTPYYGFEEDCVHWHRTARAACEPFGEGTYQRFRHWCDDYFYLKHRDEPRGVGGLFFDDHNTGDFGQDFGLMQAVGDSYIEAYEPIVRRRMDLPYGDRERDFQLYRRGRYVEFNLVYDRGTLFGLQSGGRTESILMSLPPLVRWDYNRTAEPGSDEARLTEFFLTGRDWLEGNHD, translated from the coding sequence ATGCCACAGCAACCCGATAGCCAAGCCGTCAAACACTACCTGCTGGGGCTGCAGGAACGCATTTGCAGCCGCCTGGAAGCGGTTGATGGCGGCGCAGCCTTTATACAGGATGCCTGGGATCGCCCGGAAGGCGGTGGTGGGGTCAGCCGCGTGATCACCGAAGGCCGGGTGTTCGAGAAAGGCGGTGTCAACTTCTCCCATGTCATGGGCGACACCATGCCAGCCTCCGCCACCGCCCACCGGCCCCACCTGGCCGGCGCACCCTGGGAGGCCATGGGCGTGTCCCTGGTGATCCACCCGAACAACCCCTACGTGCCCACCTCCCATGCCAACGTGCGGTTCTTTATTGCCCGGCCGCAGAACAGCGAGCCGGTGTACTGGTTTGGTGGTGGTTACGACCTCACGCCCTACTATGGTTTCGAGGAAGACTGCGTGCATTGGCACAGGACTGCCCGGGCCGCCTGCGAGCCGTTTGGCGAGGGTACCTACCAGCGCTTCAGGCACTGGTGCGACGATTATTTCTATCTCAAACACCGGGACGAGCCCAGGGGCGTCGGCGGGCTGTTCTTTGACGACCACAACACCGGAGATTTCGGGCAGGATTTCGGCCTGATGCAAGCCGTGGGTGACAGCTATATCGAAGCCTATGAACCCATTGTCCGGCGTCGGATGGATCTCCCCTACGGTGACCGTGAGCGGGATTTCCAGCTTTATCGCCGGGGCCGTTACGTGGAGTTCAACCTGGTGTACGACCGGGGCACCCTGTTTGGCCTGCAATCCGGCGGCCGTACCGAATCCATCCTGATGTCGCTGCCACCCCTGGTGCGCTGGGACTACAACCGGACCGCAGAGCCCGGATCAGACGAGGCCCGGCTCACCGAATTCTTCCTCACCGGCCGGGACTGGCTGGAGGGCAACCATGACTAA
- the dprA gene encoding DNA-processing protein DprA: MFSTPSAQWLFLTRLPKFGPVRRRELLADIPDLTHLLTLNSATLRALGLAADSLAAIQAWQQRDESHPMVGEVWSILNNCRRHGIGILTWQDVNYPEQLRHIHDAPVVLYTLGDTGLLGRDQLAIIGSRKATRAGLDHARRFAAELSARQLLVTSGLALGVDGAAHAGALDAGFPTTAVIGCGLDRIYPNQHRRLGERVIAEGLMLSEYPPGTPARAAHFPQRNRIISGLSRGVLVVEAGLRSGSLITARMALEQGREVFAIPGSVHSPVARGCHQLIKQGARLVETVDDILEELGAWWSPPLTETASAPESPATTNPQPAVAGLDRREIAVFEALGYDPQSTDALSSATGLPADQLMQSLLLLELQGLVSSAPGGFQKIA, from the coding sequence GTGTTTTCCACTCCTTCAGCCCAGTGGCTGTTCCTGACTCGTCTACCAAAATTCGGCCCGGTCCGGCGCCGTGAATTACTGGCGGATATTCCCGACCTGACCCACCTGCTCACCCTGAATAGCGCTACCCTGCGGGCACTTGGCCTGGCAGCAGACAGCCTTGCGGCCATCCAGGCCTGGCAGCAGCGGGATGAATCACATCCGATGGTGGGTGAAGTCTGGAGCATTCTTAATAATTGCCGGCGCCATGGCATCGGCATTCTCACCTGGCAGGATGTGAATTACCCGGAGCAGCTCAGGCACATTCACGATGCCCCGGTGGTGCTCTATACCCTGGGTGATACCGGCCTTCTTGGCCGCGACCAGCTTGCTATCATTGGCAGCCGCAAGGCTACCCGGGCCGGGCTGGATCATGCCCGACGGTTTGCCGCCGAACTCAGTGCCCGGCAGTTGCTGGTCACCAGTGGCCTGGCGCTGGGTGTCGACGGTGCCGCGCACGCCGGCGCGCTGGATGCCGGTTTTCCGACCACCGCGGTGATTGGCTGTGGCCTGGACCGGATCTATCCCAACCAGCATCGCCGACTGGGCGAGCGGGTAATTGCCGAGGGGCTGATGCTTTCCGAATACCCGCCCGGTACCCCGGCCAGGGCAGCCCACTTTCCCCAGCGTAACCGGATTATCAGTGGCCTGAGCCGTGGCGTTCTGGTGGTGGAGGCGGGCCTGCGCAGTGGCTCCCTGATTACCGCGCGGATGGCCCTGGAGCAGGGGCGCGAGGTGTTTGCCATTCCCGGTTCGGTGCACAGCCCGGTCGCCCGGGGTTGTCACCAACTGATCAAGCAGGGGGCCCGGCTGGTAGAAACGGTGGACGATATTCTGGAAGAACTGGGGGCCTGGTGGTCGCCGCCGCTTACTGAAACCGCCAGCGCCCCAGAATCACCGGCCACGACCAATCCCCAGCCGGCAGTGGCCGGTCTGGACCGCCGGGAAATCGCGGTATTTGAGGCTTTAGGGTATGATCCTCAATCAACCGATGCACTGAGCTCAGCCACCGGTCTTCCTGCCGATCAGCTTATGCAGTCCCTGTTGCTCCTGGAGTTGCAGGGCCTGGTGAGTTCGGCCCCGGGAGGGTTCCAGAAAATCGCCTGA